One Chaetodon auriga isolate fChaAug3 chromosome 11, fChaAug3.hap1, whole genome shotgun sequence genomic window, TCCATGAACACACCAACAATCCCTGCACACAGCTGACAATAATGGATCTCTGATAAATAAATTGTTCGCTGTGATGGATTATCTATCTCAAGCAGGTTCCAAGTCAGTGAAAGTTAATTTTCCCTTAGTGAAATGAGTTGAAACCAGAGGCCGCCTTGAAGGTAGGAAATCAATCTAAGAGCCTATATGACTCTGCAATAATGTAAAGTGGATGCAATTTGGAGttaatgggctaaaacatgcaaaaccaagGGTATAGTGCTTTAACACTTAAGTCTACTTCAGCTCAtgaagctgcactaatcaatgctttttaataatgatgatggatcaaatgactatgaCGACGTGATTCTGTTTTACACTGATAGTGATTTTCTACCAAAGTTATTGTATTAACTATTATCTAATTACTGCATATTACGGGCTTTGTTCCCACAGAGATTCAGAACATCTTCGCCCCCCTTCAGTCTATTAAACATAACAACTTTATACATATCTATAATatgtcacatttgttttcagcagtgCTGTGCAAGCAACTGAAAATTAGTCATTCATTACAGTTTCTTCTCTCAGAAATCACTGAAATACCAGCGCCAACTGCTGCATATAAAAATGCTTCACTTCTTATTAATGCACATACAGCTGTGTTATTTTAGTCTTGCTGTGGGGCAGTGTGGGACAAGACAACTGTCAAATTTTATCCATCATTGTACCCATTATCACTGTAGCAATAGGAGATGTTAATACTCCCGACCACAGAGGGCAGCAATGACCAGCATGTTGTCTTGTGATGTGGTAGAAGAACACCCACATGATGCTGTTGTGCATGTAAACCACGCtttaataaataatttgatttgatgaacCCACTTTATATTGGAAACATTACGATCACTGTGATGAAAAGTGAGCTCACCGTGCCTGAACTGTCGTGCAATCCTCTACAGTTGTCCACTATTATCAGGTGAGACAACAGTAACGAGCCCATTTAAATTTCACTCACTGAAACTATGAATTTAAGCATTCTTGAGAAATCCTTATGATCTGAATCCAGGTTTTCAGCAGCTTTATGTTTCCAGCCTCCATCATTCTGCTCAgatcctcctctctgcagcctccatcCTTTTCTAGCTGTCATTACCTTTGATTGtccctcattctctccttccctcagtCTGTCACTGCACTCTTCTGTCACTCTTTCTCTCGTTTCCTTCTTCATGTCTCTGCACTCCTTTCTTCATTAACTGCTCTTTCAGTCTCCTCATTTCTTGTCTCACTCTTTCGCCTTACGCCCTTTCTCTTGCCAGAAGTTGATGACCAAGCCTTCCTCTCTTTGACTTGCACATGCCCAAAggagagcacacacaaacacacacacacacacacacacacacacacacacacacacacacattaccaaAACACAACTGACTTTACACACTagcacatccacacactcaAACGCACACAGTGCACCGTGTACTCACACACTCTCGTCAGTAGGTTACTCTGTGTCAGCGACTGTTCTCTGCTGAGAGCCTGTGGGCGGCGAGATGATGTCGAGTTACTGTGGCGATTCTCTGTTGCCGCGGCGACACTTTCACAACAACCGACCGCGGCgtgcacgcacagacacacgcacacacagccatgtaGGCCTACACGCCTGTTCAGACCCGCAGTCAGGAAAAGCAGCACGCACTCAGCTCCACACATAGATCCAGACATGGAGGCTGTTTGCGACGTCTGTGTGTACTCCCACATAAACGCAGGCCATCAGGTAGAGTCACCCTGCTTTAATAAGGATGCTCCGACCATCCTCAGGTGTTATTTTAGACGTGGGAGTCACCTTCTGACCTTTTGTCCATACATGTCCCATCAGAGTTAGGAGGATATGGAGGACAAGGCAGAGTGAGTAGAAAGAGGCACGAAACAATCTGAATCCTGAAAATTAAGTGCTATCAAGACAGAAATAGATGAAACAAGGACGACAAAGCCGAGCAAAGATACACAAAAactattttatatatatacaagTGGGTGGAAAAAAGGTAGATATACTTGAAAAGCAATACTAACCAACAGCATACAGTGTTGACATGCAAGTCAAGTGTTTCTATGAAGTGATACTGTGTGGTTATGTTCAGTATGCATGTCTTCATATCTGTACACAGCGTGCAGGATTACAGTATGTCTGACGGTGAAAAGAAGTTTGCATTTTAGGCTGGAAATGTCTCAtttgtggctgtttgactgtgacAGGGTTATAGACAGTATAGCCGTGTTTCCGTCTGTTGTCAAGTAAATTTTAAGCGTCGAAATGTcgcaaaaaaagaaaaaagcaaagaaaatgcaAGTTAGACTTGTTTCCATAAACTGGTTTGGAGCGAATAAACCAGGCTACTCAGAGCGTAGTTTCATCAGAAGTTGGTGGTATCAGCTACGTTACACATGGCTATGataaacagagtagaagaagaagaatgttgaaCATGTCGTAGCCACCTGTAGATAAATGGAGAGAGGTCTGCAGGAATTTGTTTCTACAATGGCAACAACCGCCTCAAGCGAGcgtgaaaatgttttctgcaaaaagtgttttcaacttCTGCTGTTTCCATCAAGCTTTGCAATGCGATATTTTAAAATATGCATAAAAACACCTGGATGGAAACACGGCTGGTACGATTTAACAGTAACCACAAGTAACATAACCTGCTGTGAATCTGTTAGCATTCACTGGCCGATGGTAAAAATGGCTCCTGCCATCAAATACAAtcacaaagcaacatttttattttagattcttcaaatAAAAACCTGacaacacactgcacagagagaTGATTGAGTGTTTCTTGATTGGAAATGATGTCTCAATGTCTTTCTGGATATTGGCtaaaggaacatttttcagtgccAAAAAAACAATCTAAACCGAGCTGAATTGCCAGAAAAAGACATTACATGCTTCAGAAATAAAGCCAGAGGTTCCAGGGAAAGACAATTTAGCTATAGAGAGAGCTGTTTCTAAAGATCAGACATCGAAAGCAGAgatttattaaaaagaaaaagtaacacCGAGAGAAAAACGAACATGAGCACAGAAAGACTGAGTCCAAATTCATCTGCGCCGCTGTTTGGTGTTTCTGAATTACATGCACTGcttttcattagtgtgtgttcaaaaatcagattttcatgACGCTGAATAATCAAGTCGCACCAGTCTGATAGCCGgtggaagaaaagggaaaaagagagagggaggaagagaataCAAGAGCAAGAGAGTAATAACACCAATCAGACAGCATTAGCAGAGCAGAGACCAGTAATTGGAGCTGTGAAGTGTGACTCATCGACAGCGAGCGagacctgacacacacatagaaaaacCATCAACCACTTGTACcactctgcctctttctttctgtgctgCCATCGCTGTCATCCCTCTTTCTCGAAGTCACTCACACACCTTCTCTTTCATACGTCCATCTGATCATTCTCTCATTTTTAATTCACGCAATATTCTGCCTGAATGCTTCGCCTCCATATCTTTCTCTATTCTAGACATACATGTAATCACACACTCTCCAgttctttctcacacactcgcgccaacacacccacacacagaaatccacacacacacacacacacacacacacatacacacactccttccCGGGCTGACAttcacacagagctgccagcTACGCCACATGAGAGCTCCTTCCTGCGCCACTCGcccacctgctgcagctcgcACCATaacgcagagagagaaagcatctTTTCAACCTTTCTGAGTGAGAAACACTTAACGGAAAGTGTCATCTCTTCTGTGACCGTCACTCAAAGTGTCCTCTTTTTCAGCACGCCTTACATCCGTCCTGTGCAGGTGGCGGACAGATTGACGTGCTTGTGACCTTTCCAGAGGAGTGCggtcacaaaaaaaaagtgacaagaGGCCTGAAGTAACGTTACATGTGAGGGGAGGAAAATCACTATTAACAGAAATATTTTTGAGAAGCTCAACTTTACATTTACAAGGTACACTGACGCACAAGCAGGACGAAAAGtcttcagcagcagtcagtaaCAATTGAGACTATAACAGCACTTTACTGTCGTACTGTAAGCCTATTGGCTGCATTGGCTCTGCTCACACATCTGTTGTAATTTCATGACTcttctgtgatgtttttcatgttacACCTTTCTTGCATCTTGTAAACATGAGCCTACGTCAGACAGACTTCATAGAAATCACACTGATACCCGAACTCCAAATTTTAATGccacgttagcatttagcattgcAGACTAATCTGCCATCCAGCTTCTGTCCAGCAATCAGCTTTCAAGctctcaaacaaacaacatcacACAAAGATTTCATGTTTCTGAGTTTAGTTTAATGTTTCTCTTCAATAACTGGCTGCCGCCTTGtgattgctgctgttttcatgtaCTTGTTGCGCTGTGAAGGCTGTGATCGAGGCTCTCATCCTGCTGCGTCTCCACAATGCTCAGTTTCAAgctttcatctctctgctcgtgttcctccgcctcctctcgtcttcctctctttccctgttTCTCATCTTTCCTCACGTCCACTCCCTGTGCTGCGTTTATGCCCTCTGCGCGGTCTTTAAGATGCACTCCGTCGCTTTGTTCTGTCCCACCTCTCATCCCCGACTTGGTTTTCCGTCCTGGTTGAGTTCTTAGCGCTCTCAGATTGTCTCCAGCCTCGATAAAGTAGTTCTCCAGCTGTGCCACAGGTCCTTTACCTGAGAACAAACAGTCCAGGTATGCCTGGGCGTACTGATCTGAGGTGATCAGGTCCAGGTTAATGGAGGAGGACACAGCTGCAGAGGTGCTGTCAGGCCCTGagactcttcttcttttccctgTGAAGATCAGCTTATTTCAGTTAAATGCAACTAGACTGAGAGGCTTGAGTAGGTTACTTCTAGAGAGtctacctgtctctgtctccatggtGGATAGAGGGATGGTCACactctttcctgtctctctgtctgtcacagtgagTGCCGTCATGGAGCCCTCCTCTGACGCCTCGCTGGGGGGGTCACATGATGCCAGGAGACCCCCTCGGCATTTGACGACAGACACTGTGTGAGACTTATAACGCCTGTAACGAAGACGTGGGGGGTCAGAGGATGACAGGAAGAACTGAGAAAGACTTATTCCTTAACTTACAGTGATGAGATGTTGCAAGCTTAATTGATGGGCGAGGGGCTGCCTGGTGTCACTAGGTTGAACGATTGATTTACGCTTTGGCTCCCATGTTTATTCTCCCATTTAACTCACATGCTGTTGATTGTGACATGATTGCAGCTACTGCCTGTcagacagaatattttcactgtaAGCAGTAAGTCTGACCATACGCTAAAAGTTAAGGGCTCGACTTTTCTGACAGTCTGAtagcttttttgtgttttgctgtcaaATCTGCAGCTGGCTGGAGAGCTTGTCTCCGAGCAGACAGCCGGGCCCTGCGTGGCTGTGGTTTCCACTGTCAGTGTGCTCCATTAGGCTCCTGCTTCCACTGAAGTGCTGCGTGTTTGCTGCCTGACAACACACTCTCAAAAAGTCTTCACTGTTTGGAGTTGGACTGCATGCTGTGTGGTACACTTCCAGCATCGGCCGTCCACCGACACTCAGAATGGCTAATGCAATTAGCAAAATTTGCAGCCTAACTTATTATGTAGCCCACTTTGGCCTCATCAGTGACCCAGATGTTGCATGAGGAGTCAGTACCACATACATCTCCACATCAACATGTTGGCTGCTGCTAAAGTGGTGAGACCCTCCACAGTGTTTGATTGCTGTAACTACTGTGTTACCTATAAGCAGGTATGATCTGTGTGAGGTCCTCCTTGTATTGCTCCAGTGCCGCCCTTGCAGCCAGGGGCTCAGCTTTCCCCTCAAGAGCGGCCAGGTGAACCAGCATCTGGGTGTTGAACGCTGCTCCGCTGGCCCAGTGCCTCAGAGACCTGAAGGACCAGACAGCGTGAGACCAAAACGAGCTCCTCGTGACCACTGCTGAGCTGACTGTGTGACactctccatcctctgctccacctgtgCTGTATCCTCTCACCTGGAGTCACAGTTTCCCCCGAGCAGACAGGTCTTCAGCTGAGTGAGGGTGAGGCTGAGCTGGGCCTCCAGTCGGACGGAGTCCTGGATCAGCTTGTTTTTGTCGTTCAGGTTGATCCTGCAGCGCTTCAGGtactcctccatcacctcctgcagctcccaCACCCTCTGCTGGAggtaaaaaaaattaaactaaTATAAATCACCATGAAACTTCCCCAGTTGATTAATTACATTAAGACAATAGGAACATTTGGTGTGTATGAGTGCAAACAAGGTCATATCTAATGAAATATGCTCTAACTGAAATCTGAATTAAAATACACAGATGATTTCTCTTCACCAGCCTGTAGGAGGACACGCTGTGTCAGCAAAATAGCCCAAAATTTCCAAATTGACCAGTGCGTGAAAAAAGCCGCTGCGCCGTCCTGCTGTGTCTGCCCCTCAGCGAGCTCTTACTACGTTCATAAATTGCTCTATTATTTTCTATCAGAGGCTTTACCTGGCACGATGATGACCCCGCTGACTTCTCTTTCACACCTGCTGACTGTTTTGATGATGTGTAGGCCATATCCATCACCATGGTAACCACTAATCCCACCAGGCCGGCCAGGCGGGGCTCATCCGAGAAGGTCGACAGTCGGCCAATCAGATCCTTCAGGTAGGTGGGCGCCCTTTTCCCGATGTCGCCCTGCAGCTGGGTGAGAGGAAATAAACGGCAGCTGTTTCCCATCATCTGTCTCAATAGAATAACTGAGCAGACTGCTCTGCCGTCTTTTTCAGAACAACTGTGAAGAGCGTTTTGTCATCATCACATTGCTCCTCGTTGGCCACTTTATTGATTTGTAACCTCTTCACGATCCCCAGCAGGACGTTTCGAGCACTGAGTGGTGCTTCATTTTGGCACAATCGCTCTTTCTCAAGGCAGCGACGTCTGTCTTTACCCTCCTGTTCATCGCAAAATATGGGACGGATTTCAAGCGGAAATCAATGAGCAGCTCACCCGCTCAGTCTACGTGAGGAGGGGGAGATCACGCCATCAGACGTGCAGCAGGAGCGTCACGCAGACATTTACCGCCACGCTTTCTTTAAAACCTCACCAACCTGTTGCAGTTGCTCCTGGAGGCGGGCCTGGGAGTCGGAGCTCTCATCGTGATTGGCGAGGAAGCGAGGGTGGACGACTTCGAGGTCAGGTACGGCGCCGCCTTCCAGCATGGCATCGTAGAGGAGAGAGCCAATCGCATCCTTGACTTGAGAAAGCTCTTCttctgatgagaacagctggCCCATGATGGCAGTGAATAATCCTAATCTATGACAGCGTCTGAGGAAGagtagaaaagagaaaatacagcaggaacaaacacaaaccattaGCAGTGAATAACTGGTGAGAACAGTGAGTATTATATCCGCAGATAACATAACAGTGTAATTACAGTCTATCTATCGCTTAACTTCTTTATTACATCATTATAAACATCATATAATACATTAGGATCTTAAAGGTTTTAATTGTTGTGAATGTCTGTAGATGCTACACACCTCAAGACGCAcataatataaatatacatttaattCATCATACCAGCAGGACGTAACAGTTTCCTCAAAAACAGCACCCTAACATTTCAGACTAACgctccagcagctgttcagtCACATCTGatctctctgtcactgcagcGAGCCTTCTGGGCAGCCGGCCTCTCTGTCTTCacttcccctcttcctcctctgagccccCGCCTGCTGCAGTGACGAGTCTAACCAAGACAACACGGCAGCAG contains:
- the LOC143327781 gene encoding uncharacterized protein LOC143327781 isoform X2, encoding MGQLFSSEEELSQVKDAIGSLLYDAMLEGGAVPDLEVVHPRFLANHDESSDSQARLQEQLQQLQGDIGKRAPTYLKDLIGRLSTFSDEPRLAGLVGLVVTMVMDMAYTSSKQSAGVKEKSAGSSSCQRVWELQEVMEEYLKRCRINLNDKNKLIQDSVRLEAQLSLTLTQLKTCLLGGNCDSRSLRHWASGAAFNTQMLVHLAALEGKAEPLAARAALEQYKEDLTQIIPAYRRYKSHTVSVVKCRGGLLASCDPPSEASEEGSMTALTVTDRETGKSVTIPLSTMETETGKRRRVSGPDSTSAAVSSSINLDLITSDQYAQAYLDCLFSGKGPVAQLENYFIEAGDNLRALRTQPGRKTKSGMRGGTEQSDGVHLKDRAEGINAAQGVDVRKDEKQGKRGRREEAEEHEQRDESLKLSIVETQQDESLDHSLHSATST
- the LOC143327781 gene encoding uncharacterized protein LOC143327781 isoform X1 encodes the protein MGQLFSSEEELSQVKDAIGSLLYDAMLEGGAVPDLEVVHPRFLANHDESSDSQARLQEQLQQLQGDIGKRAPTYLKDLIGRLSTFSDEPRLAGLVGLVVTMVMDMAYTSSKQSAGVKEKSAGSSSCQQRVWELQEVMEEYLKRCRINLNDKNKLIQDSVRLEAQLSLTLTQLKTCLLGGNCDSRSLRHWASGAAFNTQMLVHLAALEGKAEPLAARAALEQYKEDLTQIIPAYRRYKSHTVSVVKCRGGLLASCDPPSEASEEGSMTALTVTDRETGKSVTIPLSTMETETGKRRRVSGPDSTSAAVSSSINLDLITSDQYAQAYLDCLFSGKGPVAQLENYFIEAGDNLRALRTQPGRKTKSGMRGGTEQSDGVHLKDRAEGINAAQGVDVRKDEKQGKRGRREEAEEHEQRDESLKLSIVETQQDESLDHSLHSATST